The following are encoded in a window of Gramella sp. MT6 genomic DNA:
- a CDS encoding GNAT family N-acetyltransferase, protein MSTWKIREIKPEDNQQVKDLIRNVLVEMGVPKVGTAYEDKALDDMTDTYKGDRRAYFVVEEKSKIIGGAGIAPLTGLEEKVCELQKMYFLPQARGRGIGMEMITRCLGFGRDHDFEKCYIETLPYMENARRLYDKNGFTVIEKPIGDTGHYNCTVFMTKDL, encoded by the coding sequence AAAGACTTAATTAGGAATGTACTTGTAGAAATGGGGGTTCCAAAAGTAGGTACTGCATATGAAGATAAGGCATTGGATGATATGACCGATACCTATAAAGGAGATAGAAGAGCATATTTTGTAGTGGAAGAAAAATCAAAGATCATAGGAGGTGCTGGAATTGCGCCTTTAACCGGTTTGGAAGAAAAGGTTTGTGAATTGCAAAAAATGTATTTTCTGCCTCAAGCCAGGGGAAGAGGTATTGGAATGGAAATGATCACCAGGTGTCTAGGGTTCGGCCGAGACCACGATTTTGAGAAATGCTATATCGAAACCTTACCATATATGGAAAACGCAAGAAGACTCTACGATAAAAATGGTTTCACGGTTATTGAAAAACCTATTGGAGACACGGGGCATTACAATTGCACCGTATTTATGACAAAAGATCTTTAG